The segment TGTTTGACtctaatttaaagggacagttcaatcATAAATGAAATTTCTTTTGAACCTGGATAAATTACTTTGATctgatgaactatccctttaaagaaagtTTAAAGATACAAGCAGTTTTGTTTTTACTCTTAATACGTTTCTTGAATTAATCAGTAATGATTCAACATATTACTTTTTAGACTGAGAAAATACTTTACACAGTGTTGGTGATGCGAAGaggttcatacatttttatgtgccTAGTGTTCTCAGACTTATTGACTTGCTCAATGTCGGTTTATAaagttttgttgtgttgataATAAAGCTGTAATTGACTGATCATGTGATTTCAGATTCTGTCTCCATTGGGTCGCATTAGTGAAGCTCTTTCTGACCTGACCAAAGCCATTCAGCTTCAGCCTTCAGCTCGACTCTACAGACACAGAGGAACATTGCTCTTCATATCAGAGGTACAGAGACACACGCACCGCGCCGATATACACAAGATGGGGAAGAAGCCTGAGACAATAGGAAGAAATAACTATATCAATTCcacaaaatgcctttttatgAGCTGAGACAGTCAAACAACAAGCCcaaaattacacttaaaataataatacaaataaaatatgttttctttcgTTTCATCATTCAGGATTATATAGCAGCCATGGAGGATTTCCAGCAGTCTCTAGAGCTGAAGAAGAACCAGCCCATTGCCATGCTTTATAAAGGACTGACCTTCTTCCACAGGGGCCTTCTGAAGGTAAAACACACTTCTTTATTGTCCCAAAGTCAGTTTTTACAAACCAGTGGTCTTAATATTTTGGTCATtctcacaaaaccactgaaatgtTATGACAGTAATGAATTTAATTATAAAGCATTTCATCCGGtaacacaattttttatataaacacagtTGTGTTCTCAGAAAGAATAATTTTGACATGGGAATAGATTATTTGGgtattttattccttttttgcTGTTGTCTTTACAGTAACATTATATGTGAAttatatgttgtaatttaaacaaaGTCAAATTAAAACATTCTGAAAATACAATTGGCTGTTCTACTAAATGTACATGACTTTTTCATTATCATTACTGATTTAGGTTTTCTTAATTCAAACAAAATGATAGGtgtattgttataaaaatataattcataaatGTCTTGTGTATGATTCATAAAAAATTGCAATTAGGgcttatctaaaaaaaaagGGGGTTAACGTGGTTATGGTAATAAGAATATTCAGTGAATTTTTACAGTCAATGCGTTTTAACATGTCATgccttgtttttaatgaatacaaatgaaattAGTTGATGCAAGTgtttttaaagtcccagtgaaataaataattacaatgcctattttttcatgaaatattgcagcgtttatagtaaatagtttatcaatgtaggtcattttttttttaattcttgtgCCCTCATTGTCTTCAGTAAAAATCTGGAAATGCAATTCCGTCCTGAAATGACTCTCCATCTCAAATGATGCAAGttagacagcttgggcggagcatccgttaactcctccccttcactgtcagtctgctgccagttccatttgaTGTTCCAATACATCAATTTTTCACATTtgaaaattccatttcactcaaAAACGCgacaaaatacagaagtaaaaacagtcgcaacttctggttcacagggacttgAATCAAAGCACACCAAAAAGGACTGAGACAAGCAGAAAGTTTGGGATATGAGAAGACATTATTTTGCTGTGAGCACACATCAACTGTGACTGTATTTAACTATTCAAATTCTATTGTTTTTCTGCACACAGGAGGCTATCGAAGTGTTCAAAGAAGCTTTGAAGTTGAAGTCAGACTTTATCGATGCATATAAAAGCTTGGGCCAGGCTTACAGGTGAGACAAAACTGAGACATGATGATTCACATCAGACCTTTAGGCGTTCTTCTCGAGCTCATgtttgtgcatgcgtgtgttcaGAGAGTTGGGCGATTTCGAGAACGCCATGGACAGCTTTCAGAAGGCTCTGTTACTGGATCAAAACCACATTCAGTCTTTGCAGCTCAGAGGAATGATGCTCTATCATCACGGAAGTCTGCAGGAAGCCATCGGCAACTTCAAGGTGAATcactgttgtgtttatttgtaactGATCTTCCTAGTGTTGTGCAATATCTCTCCTTAAAACATCagtattattaattaaaaaaatgcctTTGTCGTGCTTTTGCTCACGGTCAACACAGTGATCATGTTAACGGCCATTTTGTATCTgggttttgctttgtttttctggTCAGCTGTTGACAGTATCATTGGGATTTCACGTTCGAGTTTGTCATCATGTGTAGGGAGATTCATTGTGGTGTTATGTTTTCAGAGATGCCTTCAGCTGGAGCCCTACAATGAAGTGTGTCAGTACATGAAGGGTCTCAGTCACGTGGCAATGGGGCAGTTCTATGAGGGCATTAAAGCTCAGACTAAAGTCATGCTTAATGACCCTCTCCTGGGACAGAAAGCCAGCACGGAGTATCTCAAAGTCAAATATCTCCGAGGTGAGACGTCAGAGCACACTATTGTTAcggttaaaaatataaaagggtGATTCTCACAAAAACTTggtttcaagatgtcaaacatgattttcttaaaaacactcacatcaacacatttccttttcatccattaaaaataaaggcacgacatgtttaaaatcattcatttcaaaacttttactCACCGTTTACACAATTTTgaacaattttacaaaaaaaacataaaaattatcATTACCGTAATAATTTAATACTGTCAAACCCATAGCaagttttgctaaaaaaaagagagaatatGATGCCGGAGCAAGTTTTTATCAATCatacaaaacaagacattaaTGAAGTTTATGTTAATagaaaattatacattatacattttttaaacgagTAAAACTACCTGTTGCGTTAATGAGAATGAAAGAAGATGTGTACACATCATGACAAGAAACTATAAAGTAATCCGTTAACCTACTAGACTTTGGAAAAAACtggcagatttattttttcatctggaataaaacttaatttaaatatctttgtgtgtgtgtgtgtgtgtgtgtgtgtgcgtgtaaacagtccttTAAAAACGTTATGGAGAATGATGTATCCGTCATGGACATTTCTTTTTCCcactatttcttcatttttcttaTAGATGAATACCCTgtcaatgatttttttacttttgagaaCATCTAGCAGAACATCCAATTGTATTTTTCAGAATGATTAATTTAACTCGGTTTAAATTTCAACATATAATGCACACAAATAGCgttacggtaatgagaatttcaccagaaaaaaacaataaaagaagtAAATGCCAGTGTTAAAATTATGCTTTGTGTAAGGTAAAGAACACAGTTGTGTTTATTATGATCATTTTTGACTTCCcaaattttatgttttacaactaaaatctttattgtcatgatgtttcagtggttcATTAGAATGATCTATAAAGAATAGTATTCATCTAAACCTTTTATAAAACACTGACTCAAACATTTCTAATGTTAATTTGAAATTATTGAAATTAAAGAAAGCTTTAAGTAACTaatgaactgttttttttttatgcgaTCAGAGTACTCTCGGTATTTGCACTCTCATCTGGATGCACCTGTGGCGGAGTATAATGTTGATCAGGATTTGCCAGGAAACTTTAAAAACCACTGGTCCAAAAATCTACCATTCCTTATAGAAGATTATGAAGAACAGCCTGGACTTCAGCCTCATATAAAGTGAGTTTAGAAGCAAATTCAAGCCTGTGACTTTCCTCTTCCGCTCAGTACTTAAGTAGTTTGGGGCATCATGGGTACATTATGACGTTTTAGGCTgtagttcacctgaaaatgaaaGGACCGCAAAGTTTACTCATCCTTGTGCCATCCTAGGTGTATATGACTTCttcaaacttttaaataaaaactattaaatcatATGCCGGTTCTTCCTTCAGTAGCTTTGTAATGCCATTGTATGAGGtcttttaataaatgtcttctgaagggaaacatttgtttgttaatattttcaGCTTATTTAGCAATTGttacattgcatttttatgttaaaggACATCCAAGTGAGGCTAGTTAAATATGGCTGCACATTGATAACgttgaatctcattggttctccTGTCTTGTGACTAATCATGACATGCGTCATATGAGTTACTTTTATGCTGAATAGATGGGCTTTTTTGAGCTTCTATTCAATTTCATTATAAAGACAGGAAGAccaaagatgtttttattgtaactCTGTGAAAAAACTGAAGACTTGTCTTGTCCTGTGATCTAAAATTGGCACGAGAATAACGTTTCTTTGATCAAATTAACTGGATGTCAGTATATTTCTGCATATATTTACGTTGTCTTTCTTTGTCGTGTTCAGAGATGTTCTACCGCAGATCTTCGAGAGTTATTCTGCTGATGTTCAGAAGCTCATCTGTACAGCGGATCATCTCGGTGCACTGATGCAGTACGACACATTGGGATTCTTACCAAACCTCAGAATACACAGAGGTCAGAGCTctacaaaatcacatttccATCACGGTTATTGATATTTTCACGTTTATGTTAGGTTCACTTGGCCAGAATTGTTATTATCAGCAGGGTGATTCTCACGAAATCTTggtttcaagatgtcaaacattgggtctcattcactaatacAACTCGTGCATACGCATATGAATTTGTTCTTAACCTCGTGCTAATGTCAGTGAATTTGGAGTATTCTAAATGAGTGGCCGCGTGCACAAGGttagtcatttgcataaaacacacctAGTCCATCCCCATATAAGGGCTTTCCGCCAAACTTTTCCTTTACCACCTGTCGTCACTTAAGTCAAAGTTACTCGAGGCAAGTAGTTCCAAGTGCACAGTCCTCAAAGTCAGTTCATACACAATACAACACTTTTTATACAGACACGCAGTTTGCGGAGTTCTCGTTAGCCGGCTATGGAAGCGCAGTTATTCAGAGAAACATCGCAGCTCGAGCTATAGTCTAACGCAGCTTTTCTTACTCTTTCTCTTTACTGGATATgatgaaataagaaaaaatattatatttatatatatatatatatatatatatatattattaaaagtttatgGGCCTAACTATTATCGTAAGatgaaacatacattttgtcattttgtcttgtagagcgaaagagagagagaaggaaagagacTGGTGATTTTTGCAACTCttatatttagaataaataTTAGTACAAAAGTTTTAGTGAATCATGATTTGTTCGTGCAGGTTTCATGCACAAATTTGTGAGTACGGATGCTTAGTGAATGAGACTCATTGTTTTCTTAACACTTGTATCAACGAATTTCCTTAACaattctcattaccgtaacGATTTAAAACTGTCAATCCTGTAGCAGGTTTGGcttaaaaaaaagagcaaagCAATGATGCCTAAGCaagttttttaataattaattatgaGTCATTAATGAAGAAAATTTGGATAGAAAATGATACatgtaacttttttaaatgcGGAAAACTAGACGTAGCGGTAATGAGCATGGACAAAGTTGTGTGCAgtattcatttttgttgtaGATAATTAttctaacaaaaaataattagtcAACATCTATTAGAACATCCAGTAATTGTTATCGTAATATTTCAATTTCACATTGTTTAATGACAAATCAGGACACgttacggtaatgagaatttcaataaaataccTAAATAATTCATTCCTATGTTAAAAGTATGCTTTGTCCAAGGTAGAGAacacaatatgtttttgtgattatttttgtgttactgaattatatgtttatataaccAAAATCTTTACTGCGGTGATGTTTCGGGGGTTTCGTGAGAATGACCCAGCATAAAATGCGGTCCACATTGCAGTTTTCTTACCTCAAACCATTTACCAGCCGCAGTTTGTTTAATCTTGCTAGCATGTAATGTGATATTTAACCATCACCTTGGACTGCGGGTCATCCAGGTTAATTCTATCAGGGACTGATGTCTACGTTCATGAAGTTTAATTTGCCTCTCTCGGGTGCGTGTTTGCGTAGCAATGGGTTTGGCAACTATAGAAGTGATGCAGGCCATGCAGCGCACTTGGAGTAACTCAAAGGTTCGAGTGAACGGAAAGACTAGACAGCTGCAGTGGAGCGACATGTTTGACATCGCAGTGAAATGGAGAAGGTCAGAGATCATCTCAAAGGCTCTCTGGATGATGTTGCCATGTGTTTCATGTGATCTGGAGTGGCACGCGTTAGATCTTTgccttgtgtgtgtgagcaggATTGCAGATCCGGACCAGCCCGTGTTGTGGTTGGATCAGATGCCTGCTAGAACTCTCAGCAGAGGATTTAACCATCACATCAACCTCATCAGGTGCCGTGTCTGTCCTCAACGTGTCATTTCCTGTCTGATAGTTTTCATATCTTGAAGAGTGTTGTCAATTGTTGCTTGTCTTGTTTTACAGAGGGCAGATCATTAATATCAGATATATGGAATATTTTAGTAGCATTCTCAGCTTTGTAAAGGACAGAATACTGGTATATCACGGGTGAGTCTTTTAGGGTTTATCTGATGTAGTACAGACAGGAGCTTCACACTTTGACAaatcttgttttaatttattcattcacacTGACAAGTGTCTTTCCaacaagaaagatatttggaagaatgtaagtaaccaaacagattccATGCCCCGTTAACTGGcattgtaggaaaaataaatactatgaggGTTAAAacagttactgacattcttccaaatatttttttgtggatggtgacagatttttttttgttaaacaatatttttttacacacgcacacacacacacacacacacaccttgttTGTTAATTTGTACTCCTCACTTATTCACTTGCATACATGATTCcctcatttgtttattcattcgTTGGTTCACCTGCTCGTTCATTTGCCCGTTCATTTATTCCATCATTTGGTCTTTCGTCCGTTCATTTGCTCGTTCAGTCTTTTGTCCATTAATTTACTTGATCGTTGGTTGTTTGTTCGTTCATTTGCTagtttgttcattcattttcacACATCATTCAGTCTCACAACTTTTGTaagttcattcattcatttatgcatcctatttatttacacatttattttttgattcaCACACAGTCATTACTGCTCCAAGGGATTTtgttttcgggtgaactgtcactttcattcatgcatttattgATGTGTCTTCTCTCTATCTTTATCAGGGCATATAACCCGCGAGGGCTTCAGGAAGTCGAGCAAGCTCTGGAGAATGTGAATAAAGTGGAGGATCTGCTGCCCATCATGAAGGTAAAACAACTATTAAACATGGCCAGCAGAAGATTTTAACACCTGTGTGTCTTAACGTCTTCATCCCTATCCAAATGAATCACATGATGGGTGATTTAAGTCAGTTTTTATCGAAATCTTTGTTGAGCGTGGTTCGCGTGGTTCTTGCATCCAAAAActtcaaaatcaataagtaaaaaGCTATTTTCTACCtgggttttgaggccagctcttcaaacgctcggttttaatggacatgccgcattgaagacacatggaagtaaacgcccaccgatttgattggataacagtttgtgttgttGGAGACGTCTGTGAATTTGGTTCCAGACGTAacattaggttacacattagcaccattcattGTTTTCTCACGGCATAAGTATTATCTGGaaacctcctgtgatttataaattacatccccacatcagtattttatGTGATGCAATCGCACGGCATgattttccttaaaaaatatCATGATTTTgcctatacttgtattgcgtttaGTATGAGcctacctgtc is part of the Triplophysa dalaica isolate WHDGS20190420 chromosome 13, ASM1584641v1, whole genome shotgun sequence genome and harbors:
- the ttc13 gene encoding tetratricopeptide repeat protein 13 isoform X2; its protein translation is MAPAGGGVVLAALSLLYLCGAILSSDYFSTLTFFNSDLYKHGCSSPAEWEEYAADCESSILQLEDPDCEEGSSPPCESIFSLNAEKILNQAKLLVEQRRFPFPVENQNTNEELAIGYVLIRNGLYDEAVKHFSLLLQGDPELVSAIYGRGIAYGKKSLQDIKNADLALYELSRVISLEPNRPEVYEQRAEILSPLGRISEALSDLTKAIQLQPSARLYRHRGTLLFISEDYIAAMEDFQQSLELKKNQPIAMLYKGLTFFHRGLLKEAIEVFKEALKLKSDFIDAYKSLGQAYRELGDFENAMDSFQKALLLDQNHIQSLQLRGMMLYHHGSLQEAIGNFKRCLQLEPYNEVCQYMKGLSHVAMGQFYEGIKAQTKVMLNDPLLGQKASTEYLKVKYLREYSRYLHSHLDAPVAEYNVDQDLPGNFKNHWSKNLPFLIEDYEEQPGLQPHIKDVLPQIFESYSADVQKLICTADHLGALMQYDTLGFLPNLRIHRAMGLATIEVMQAMQRTWSNSKVRVNGKTRQLQWSDMFDIAVKWRRIADPDQPVLWLDQMPARTLSRGFNHHINLIRGQIINIRYMEYFSSILSFVKDRILVYHGAYNPRGLQEVEQALENVNKVEDLLPIMKFNSKTRDGFTVNSKVHSMKDPNKEYDGFTITITGDRVGNMLFSVETQTTDERTQQYQSEIEALYKDLTAKGKALMLSTELGDADAVCNLILSLVYYFCNLMPLSRGSSVVAYSVVMGALMASGKEVLGRIPSGKLFDFEAMTTASPDRFSKTVKNWMNLKSLPTWYHNLPSVSETFQFTRTMIEVLNTDSASHCPKKS
- the ttc13 gene encoding tetratricopeptide repeat protein 13 isoform X1 — its product is MAPAGGGVVLAALSLLYLCGAILSSDYFSTLTFFNSDLYKHGCSSPAEWEEYAADCESSILQLEDPDCEEGSSPPCESIFSLNAEKILNQAKLLVEQRRFPFPVENQNTNEELAIGYVLIRNGLYDEAVKHFSLLLQGDPELVSAIYGRGIAYGKKSLQDIKNADLALYELSRVISLEPNRPEVYEQRAEILSPLGRISEALSDLTKAIQLQPSARLYRHRGTLLFISEDYIAAMEDFQQSLELKKNQPIAMLYKGLTFFHRGLLKEAIEVFKEALKLKSDFIDAYKSLGQAYRELGDFENAMDSFQKALLLDQNHIQSLQLRGMMLYHHGSLQEAIGNFKRCLQLEPYNEVCQYMKGLSHVAMGQFYEGIKAQTKVMLNDPLLGQKASTEYLKVKYLREYSRYLHSHLDAPVAEYNVDQDLPGNFKNHWSKNLPFLIEDYEEQPGLQPHIKDVLPQIFESYSADVQKLICTADHLGALMQYDTLGFLPNLRIHRAMGLATIEVMQAMQRTWSNSKVRVNGKTRQLQWSDMFDIAVKWRRIADPDQPVLWLDQMPARTLSRGFNHHINLIRGQIINIRYMEYFSSILSFVKDRILVYHGAYNPRGLQEVEQALENVNKVEDLLPIMKQFNSKTRDGFTVNSKVHSMKDPNKEYDGFTITITGDRVGNMLFSVETQTTDERTQQYQSEIEALYKDLTAKGKALMLSTELGDADAVCNLILSLVYYFCNLMPLSRGSSVVAYSVVMGALMASGKEVLGRIPSGKLFDFEAMTTASPDRFSKTVKNWMNLKSLPTWYHNLPSVSETFQFTRTMIEVLNTDSASHCPKKS